One genomic window of Microbacterium testaceum StLB037 includes the following:
- a CDS encoding integral membrane protein, which produces MSAPPSELASPTRPSRVIERPSRYRRLDRLRGSRIGRALRQYGEDVLRPPQGVVPVERGSFTRVLLLWAVARAVNFGFLWGFYSIAKAARWGFGPDSERLGTFFDYLTGWDADRYGQIAAQGYPMSLPMNVSGDILPNNWAFLPVFPGLVRVLSDATGLGWQPIAILLSLGASLGATWLLFLLLRTVTKPQPAWWAVVFFSFAPMSFLFVIGYSEGLFMALMFGAMLLAIKRKYLWIMPIGLVTAYTRPGVLALGLALGIVFLVRFFRRRVDPFPVREWASLMVTGGTIAVAGLSWNHIAQYVTGTHNAYIRTELGWWLDYVGNDAFTPFTPWFRQAGTHLGVVGIVLVIALIVAFLALMWSRPVRRLGLMVVSYAFSYGVYILAVFLPQQSTFRLLMPMAPMMADERWSSTPRRRVAIVTGCLVLQVVAILLLWTRGNP; this is translated from the coding sequence GTGAGCGCACCGCCGAGCGAGCTTGCCTCCCCGACGCGTCCCTCGCGCGTCATCGAGCGCCCGAGTCGATACCGCCGTCTCGACCGACTGCGCGGGTCGCGCATCGGCCGCGCGCTGCGCCAGTACGGCGAAGACGTCCTGCGCCCGCCGCAGGGCGTCGTGCCCGTGGAGCGCGGGTCCTTCACCCGTGTGCTGCTGCTGTGGGCCGTCGCCCGCGCCGTCAACTTCGGCTTCCTCTGGGGCTTCTACTCCATCGCCAAAGCCGCCCGCTGGGGCTTCGGGCCCGACAGCGAGCGCCTCGGCACCTTCTTCGACTACCTCACGGGCTGGGACGCCGACCGCTACGGGCAGATCGCGGCGCAGGGCTACCCGATGTCGCTCCCGATGAACGTTTCGGGCGACATCCTCCCCAACAACTGGGCGTTCCTCCCGGTGTTCCCCGGCCTCGTCCGGGTGCTCTCGGATGCCACCGGCCTCGGCTGGCAGCCCATCGCGATCCTCCTCAGCCTGGGCGCGAGCCTCGGAGCGACCTGGCTGCTCTTCCTCCTGCTGCGCACGGTCACGAAGCCGCAGCCCGCCTGGTGGGCGGTTGTCTTCTTCTCCTTCGCCCCGATGTCGTTCCTCTTCGTGATCGGTTACAGCGAGGGCCTGTTCATGGCGCTCATGTTCGGCGCCATGCTGCTCGCCATCAAGCGCAAGTACCTGTGGATCATGCCGATCGGTCTGGTCACCGCCTACACCCGCCCGGGTGTGCTCGCCCTGGGCCTCGCCCTCGGGATCGTGTTCCTCGTGCGCTTCTTCCGTCGCCGCGTCGACCCGTTCCCCGTGCGGGAGTGGGCGTCGCTCATGGTCACCGGTGGCACGATCGCCGTCGCGGGTCTGTCGTGGAACCACATCGCGCAGTACGTGACCGGGACCCACAACGCCTACATTCGCACCGAGCTCGGCTGGTGGCTGGACTACGTCGGCAACGACGCCTTCACCCCGTTCACGCCGTGGTTCCGTCAGGCGGGAACGCACCTGGGCGTCGTCGGCATCGTGCTCGTGATCGCCCTCATCGTCGCGTTCCTCGCGTTGATGTGGTCGCGTCCGGTCCGTCGCCTCGGGCTCATGGTCGTGTCCTACGCCTTCAGCTACGGGGTCTACATCCTGGCGGTGTTCCTTCCGCAGCAGAGCACGTTCCGCCTCCTCATGCCGATGGCGCCGATGATGGCCGACGAGCGGTGGTCCTCGACGCCGCGCCGGCGCGTCGCGATCGTCACCGGATGCCTCGTGCTCCAGGTCGTCGCGATCCTTCTGCTCTGGACCCGCGGGAACCCGTGA
- a CDS encoding DUF3097 domain-containing protein: protein MDDRYGTDVLARGWRDAGRIKPAEVAASVDLVVEVAGTDYVGAVTRVEGMNVELEDRFGKRRLFPLGGGFLVDGKPVVLKAPSAAPKGRTRTASGSFAAEDQRARTARASRIFVEGKHDAELVEKVWGADLRAEGVVVEFLEGVDLLEQVLDAEPPTAERRYGVLVDHLVPNSKESRIAERIARGRHGAHVRIVGHPFVDVWQCVTPRALGIAAWPEVPRGIEWKVGVCRALGWPAEEQADTARAWQHILSKVTTFRDLEPALLGRVEELIDFVTVP, encoded by the coding sequence ATGGACGACCGCTACGGAACGGACGTGCTCGCCCGCGGGTGGCGCGATGCCGGACGCATCAAGCCCGCCGAGGTCGCGGCATCCGTCGATCTCGTGGTCGAGGTCGCGGGCACCGACTACGTCGGCGCGGTCACGCGTGTCGAGGGCATGAACGTCGAGCTCGAGGACCGTTTCGGCAAGCGCCGCCTCTTCCCGCTCGGGGGCGGTTTCCTCGTCGACGGCAAGCCCGTCGTGCTGAAAGCCCCCTCCGCCGCTCCGAAGGGCCGTACGCGCACGGCATCCGGCTCCTTCGCGGCCGAAGATCAGCGCGCGCGCACCGCGCGCGCGAGCCGCATCTTCGTCGAGGGTAAGCACGATGCCGAACTCGTCGAGAAGGTCTGGGGCGCCGACCTCCGCGCCGAGGGAGTCGTCGTCGAGTTCCTCGAGGGCGTCGACCTTCTCGAGCAGGTTCTGGATGCCGAGCCCCCGACCGCCGAGCGACGCTACGGCGTGCTCGTGGACCACCTCGTGCCGAACTCCAAGGAGTCGCGCATCGCCGAGAGAATCGCCCGGGGCCGTCACGGCGCCCACGTGCGCATCGTCGGCCATCCCTTCGTCGACGTGTGGCAGTGCGTCACGCCCCGCGCTCTCGGCATCGCCGCGTGGCCCGAGGTGCCGCGCGGGATCGAGTGGAAGGTCGGTGTGTGCCGCGCCCTGGGCTGGCCCGCCGAGGAGCAGGCCGACACCGCGCGGGCGTGGCAGCACATCCTGTCGAAGGTCACCACCTTCCGCGACCTCGAGCCGGCGCTCCTCGGCCGCGTCGAGGAACTCATCGATTTCGTGACCGTCCCGTGA
- a CDS encoding DMT family transporter, whose amino-acid sequence MSWIVLILSGVLESVWATALGRSEGFTKLWPTVIFGVALVASMGGLAFAMREIPTGTAYAVWVGIGAALTVVFAMVTGAEALSVVKVLLVLGLVGCVIGLKLVSDTH is encoded by the coding sequence ATGTCGTGGATCGTCCTCATCCTGTCCGGCGTCCTCGAGTCCGTCTGGGCCACCGCGCTCGGTCGTTCGGAGGGCTTCACGAAGCTCTGGCCGACGGTGATCTTCGGCGTCGCCCTCGTGGCATCCATGGGCGGACTCGCCTTCGCGATGCGCGAGATCCCCACCGGAACCGCGTACGCCGTGTGGGTTGGAATCGGTGCCGCGCTGACGGTCGTCTTCGCCATGGTCACGGGCGCCGAGGCGCTCTCGGTGGTCAAGGTGCTGCTGGTGCTCGGGCTGGTGGGGTGCGTGATCGGCCTGAAACTCGTCAGCGACACCCACTGA
- a CDS encoding SRPBCC family protein, with amino-acid sequence MARNVRLMRCAPDDVFRVLANGWLYPLWVVGASRMRDVAEEWPAEDSTLHHSFGSWPALVNDTTIMRVWDPPRRAVLEPHGGPIGIARVAIDVKPRGDMCVVRIQEEPVTGPTKLLPHVVFDAITRWRNAETLHRLAYLAEGGAPGTSGGSAARGHESTAEREPIDR; translated from the coding sequence GTGGCCCGCAATGTACGACTGATGCGATGCGCCCCCGACGACGTCTTCCGCGTCCTCGCGAACGGCTGGTTGTACCCCCTCTGGGTCGTCGGCGCCTCGCGCATGCGCGACGTCGCCGAGGAGTGGCCCGCGGAGGACTCGACGCTCCACCATTCCTTCGGGTCGTGGCCGGCGCTCGTGAACGACACGACGATCATGCGGGTGTGGGATCCGCCGCGGCGTGCGGTCCTCGAACCCCATGGCGGTCCGATCGGGATCGCACGCGTGGCCATCGACGTGAAGCCCCGCGGCGACATGTGCGTCGTCCGCATCCAGGAGGAGCCCGTCACCGGGCCGACGAAGCTGTTGCCGCACGTCGTCTTCGACGCGATCACCCGGTGGCGCAACGCCGAGACGCTGCACCGGCTCGCCTACCTCGCCGAGGGTGGTGCGCCGGGTACGAGCGGCGGTTCCGCCGCGCGCGGTCACGAATCCACCGCAGAGCGGGAGCCGATCGATCGATGA
- a CDS encoding sensor histidine kinase translates to MSTAHDVTRREAIAQYRLIGEPSEPDLQGLVELAATICGVPTAVINIIDDRMQHQVAAVGLAAASCSREDSMCAAVITNPGRVVVPDAQLDPRFAQNAFVTGEIANVRFYASSPLITPAGVAIGTLCVFDDVVGELSDASSHALDLLAHQVIDVLELRRIQRELVESNAQLEQFAVQVSHDLRNPLTALAGFIELAADSPEMAEAPRAAQSLARAEAAAGRMTSMVTDLLDFARMGGTRPSITDVDVADTVDAVLEDLDGAVVRTGAEVTVDVSTVVRADDTLLRVLLQNLIANAVKFTVAAERVPRIRVTVETLPDGWRVNIDDNGEAVEPELRDRVFEPMQRGHGADVPGIGIGLATCRRIVDAHHGSIGLDASPEGGTRAWFVLPSAA, encoded by the coding sequence ATGTCCACGGCGCATGACGTCACGCGACGAGAGGCGATCGCGCAGTACCGGCTCATCGGGGAGCCGTCCGAGCCCGATCTCCAGGGCCTCGTCGAGCTGGCGGCCACGATCTGCGGTGTCCCGACCGCGGTCATCAACATCATCGACGACCGGATGCAGCACCAGGTCGCGGCTGTCGGTCTCGCCGCGGCATCCTGCTCCCGCGAGGATTCGATGTGCGCCGCGGTCATCACCAACCCGGGGCGCGTCGTCGTCCCCGACGCCCAGCTCGACCCCCGGTTCGCGCAGAATGCGTTCGTGACGGGAGAGATCGCGAACGTGCGGTTCTACGCGTCGAGTCCGCTCATCACTCCCGCGGGCGTGGCGATCGGCACGTTGTGCGTCTTCGACGACGTCGTCGGGGAGCTTTCGGATGCCAGCAGCCACGCGCTCGATCTGCTGGCGCACCAGGTCATCGACGTCCTCGAACTCCGCCGCATCCAGCGCGAGCTCGTGGAGTCCAACGCCCAGCTCGAGCAGTTCGCCGTTCAGGTGAGCCACGACCTGCGCAACCCCCTTACGGCGCTCGCCGGATTCATCGAGCTCGCGGCCGACAGCCCGGAGATGGCGGAGGCACCGCGCGCGGCGCAGTCCCTCGCGCGCGCGGAAGCCGCCGCGGGGCGGATGACCTCGATGGTTACCGACCTCCTCGATTTCGCCCGCATGGGGGGCACGCGGCCGAGCATCACCGACGTCGACGTCGCCGACACCGTCGACGCGGTCCTCGAAGACCTCGACGGGGCCGTGGTGAGGACGGGGGCCGAAGTGACGGTCGACGTGTCGACCGTCGTCCGCGCCGACGACACCCTCCTGCGGGTGCTGCTGCAGAACCTCATCGCCAACGCCGTGAAGTTCACCGTCGCCGCCGAGCGCGTGCCGCGCATCCGCGTCACGGTCGAGACGCTGCCCGACGGGTGGCGCGTGAACATCGACGACAACGGCGAGGCGGTCGAGCCCGAACTCCGCGATCGGGTGTTCGAACCGATGCAGCGCGGTCACGGAGCCGATGTACCGGGCATCGGCATCGGCCTGGCGACCTGCCGGCGGATCGTCGACGCCCACCACGGCTCGATCGGCCTCGACGCGTCGCCCGAGGGCGGAACGCGCGCGTGGTTCGTCCTGCCGAGCGCCGCGTGA
- a CDS encoding CPBP family intramembrane glutamic endopeptidase, with product MTAHTAVPVRERSTWTPKLLPALLVCLAAPALFIVQIVWLGWMLLALAVASGIFVDRRNGVALARGEEPSIARDVSLVAIGQFIVSLIPLHAELDNAAFVRFTLALGGAVVVPYVISRFVYRDRAISFPWRGGGRWTWWQWAWLGGVIMLGYLILPFYFITSGVYRNWPEVTTPELIARLFVGVGAVGIWDELFFICTVFVLLRRHFPDLTANLLQAIVFVSFLWELGYQAWGPLLTIPFAIVQGFLFLRTRSLWYVVTVHLLFDAVVFGVLVHAHNPGAASIFLI from the coding sequence GTGACCGCGCACACCGCGGTGCCGGTCCGCGAGCGTTCCACGTGGACGCCCAAGCTCCTCCCGGCGCTGTTGGTGTGCCTCGCCGCCCCGGCGCTCTTCATCGTGCAGATCGTCTGGCTCGGCTGGATGCTGCTCGCGCTCGCCGTGGCATCCGGAATCTTCGTCGACCGGCGAAACGGTGTCGCCCTCGCCCGCGGCGAGGAGCCGAGCATCGCCCGCGATGTCTCGCTCGTCGCGATCGGTCAGTTCATCGTCAGCCTGATCCCGCTGCACGCGGAACTCGACAACGCCGCGTTCGTGCGGTTCACCCTCGCTCTCGGCGGGGCCGTCGTGGTGCCCTATGTGATCTCGCGCTTCGTCTATCGCGACCGCGCGATCTCGTTCCCGTGGCGCGGCGGCGGGCGCTGGACCTGGTGGCAGTGGGCGTGGCTCGGCGGGGTCATCATGCTCGGCTACCTGATCCTGCCGTTCTACTTCATCACCTCGGGCGTCTACCGGAACTGGCCCGAGGTGACCACGCCCGAGCTCATCGCCCGGCTGTTCGTGGGCGTGGGCGCGGTCGGCATCTGGGACGAGCTCTTCTTCATCTGCACGGTCTTCGTGCTGCTGCGCCGGCACTTCCCCGACCTCACCGCGAACCTCCTGCAGGCGATCGTGTTCGTGTCGTTCCTGTGGGAGCTCGGCTACCAGGCGTGGGGACCGCTGCTCACGATCCCCTTCGCGATCGTGCAGGGCTTCCTCTTCCTGAGGACGCGCTCGCTCTGGTACGTCGTGACGGTGCACCTGCTCTTCGACGCCGTCGTCTTCGGCGTGCTCGTCCACGCGCACAATCCGGGTGCGGCGTCGATCTTCCTGATCTGA
- the trmB gene encoding tRNA (guanosine(46)-N7)-methyltransferase TrmB translates to MSGRKVPVRHTPEGQPNTPDARDTAPVFRDKPVSFVRRSGRMSEAQDRAWAELSPVYLLPVERAAAATSVKAGTAADLEHVYGRAARLVVEIGSGQGHQIVSAASADPDTDFLAVEVFTAGLARTMLDADREGVKNLRLVEANAPEVLEHMLPAASVDELWVFFPDPWHKNKHTKRRLVAPEFARIAAQALRPGGTLRLATDWQDYADQMRDVLDEAPGFERAFAGEWADRFEGRVLTAFERKGLRVGRDIRDLTYTRVSP, encoded by the coding sequence GTGAGCGGCCGCAAGGTGCCGGTGCGGCACACCCCCGAGGGGCAGCCGAACACCCCGGATGCCAGGGACACCGCGCCCGTCTTCCGCGACAAGCCGGTGTCGTTCGTGCGCCGCAGCGGCCGCATGTCGGAAGCGCAGGACCGGGCGTGGGCCGAGCTCTCGCCGGTCTATCTGTTGCCGGTCGAGCGCGCCGCGGCCGCGACCAGCGTGAAGGCCGGGACCGCCGCCGATCTCGAGCACGTTTACGGCCGCGCGGCCCGCCTGGTCGTGGAGATCGGCTCGGGTCAGGGTCATCAGATCGTCTCGGCCGCGTCCGCCGACCCCGACACCGACTTCCTCGCCGTCGAGGTCTTCACCGCGGGTCTCGCGCGCACCATGCTCGACGCCGACCGCGAGGGCGTGAAGAACCTCCGCCTCGTCGAGGCCAACGCCCCCGAGGTGTTGGAGCATATGCTGCCGGCGGCATCCGTCGACGAGCTCTGGGTCTTCTTCCCCGACCCCTGGCACAAGAACAAGCACACCAAGCGCCGGCTCGTGGCTCCCGAGTTCGCCCGGATCGCCGCTCAGGCTCTCCGCCCGGGCGGCACCCTGCGCCTCGCCACCGACTGGCAGGACTACGCCGACCAGATGCGCGACGTCCTCGACGAGGCCCCCGGCTTCGAGCGGGCCTTCGCGGGGGAGTGGGCCGACCGCTTCGAGGGTCGGGTGCTCACCGCCTTCGAACGCAAAGGCCTGCGGGTCGGTCGTGACATCCGCGACCTGACCTACACGCGGGTCTCGCCGTGA